From Gemmatimonadaceae bacterium, the proteins below share one genomic window:
- the rpmH gene encoding 50S ribosomal protein L34: MGKPTYRPRNKRRIKTHGFRARMETKWGREVLSRRRKKGRKRLTVKLPSKYAGV; encoded by the coding sequence ATGGGGAAGCCGACGTATCGCCCGCGCAATAAGCGTCGTATCAAGACGCACGGATTCCGCGCGCGCATGGAAACCAAGTGGGGGCGTGAAGTGCTCAGCCGGCGCCGCAAGAAGGGCCGCAAGCGCTTGACGGTGAAGCTCCCGTCGAAGTACGCGGGCGTCTGA
- the pyrE gene encoding orotate phosphoribosyltransferase has translation MDLRTRLLDLLATRSARRGSFTLASGRQSDLYIDCRPTTMHPEGLTSIGPLGLAAIGARGWRADSVGGLTLGADPVSYAIAYASQVAGTPLRAFTVRKEAKTHGTGKLIEGAFEATDRVVVIEDVITTGGSALKAVEAVRAAGAQVVGVLAVVDREEGGREAIEATGVAVEALVRAAEITARM, from the coding sequence ATGGACCTCCGCACCCGCCTGCTCGACCTCCTCGCGACGCGCAGCGCGCGCCGTGGCTCCTTCACGCTGGCCTCCGGCCGCCAGTCCGACCTCTACATCGACTGCCGTCCGACGACGATGCATCCCGAGGGGCTGACGTCCATCGGCCCGCTTGGACTCGCCGCCATTGGCGCGCGCGGCTGGCGGGCCGACTCCGTCGGCGGCCTCACCCTTGGTGCCGACCCCGTGAGCTACGCCATTGCCTACGCGAGCCAGGTGGCCGGCACGCCCCTGCGCGCCTTCACGGTGCGGAAGGAAGCCAAAACACACGGCACGGGCAAGCTGATCGAGGGCGCCTTCGAGGCAACCGACCGCGTCGTTGTCATCGAGGACGTGATCACGACCGGCGGCTCCGCGCTCAAGGCGGTCGAGGCGGTGCGCGCGGCCGGCGCCCAGGTTGTTGGGGTCCTCGCGGTGGTGGACCGCGAGGAAGGCGGACGCGAAGCCATCGAAGCCACGGGGGTGGCGGTCGAAGCCCTCGTGCGCGCCGCGGAGATCACCGCGAGGATGTAG
- a CDS encoding helix-turn-helix domain-containing protein, with protein MSASLPALQAPVVTVLDPDERARVDAAGEGLYHTIHRENLADAIADLKHRRVGAVLLGVVRCGHQVDRRIASVVREFPTVPTVALLGTQPPSAEALLRIGNAGVTRLVDVRVPAGWSQLRRILASEAARGADQSALARVRTELAPIPDDTWQFFEALFAASERSGTVQDLSLRLQVLPSTLMSRFFRARLPAPKRYLAYARLLRAARLFEDSGHSIADVANALDFSSPQSFGRHIQTFLGISAGEFRRTHGADRMLERFLDELIRPHRESLRRLRAIVIKPGMRALPPTLAGRGPAFHTRRP; from the coding sequence ATGTCCGCTTCGCTGCCTGCCCTCCAGGCCCCCGTCGTCACCGTGCTTGACCCCGATGAGCGCGCCCGCGTGGACGCCGCCGGCGAAGGCCTCTACCACACCATCCACCGCGAGAATCTCGCCGACGCCATCGCCGACCTGAAGCACCGTCGTGTCGGTGCGGTGCTCCTGGGTGTTGTGCGCTGCGGTCATCAGGTGGATCGGCGCATCGCCTCCGTGGTGCGCGAGTTTCCGACCGTGCCTACGGTGGCCCTGCTCGGCACCCAACCGCCAAGCGCCGAGGCGCTGCTGCGGATTGGAAATGCAGGGGTCACGCGACTGGTGGACGTACGCGTGCCGGCCGGCTGGAGCCAGCTGCGCCGCATCCTCGCGAGCGAAGCGGCCCGTGGCGCCGACCAGTCCGCGCTGGCTCGCGTGCGCACGGAACTCGCGCCGATTCCAGACGACACTTGGCAGTTCTTCGAGGCGCTGTTCGCGGCCAGCGAACGCAGCGGAACCGTGCAGGATCTTTCACTGCGCCTGCAGGTGCTGCCGAGCACGCTGATGAGCCGCTTCTTCCGCGCGCGCCTTCCCGCACCGAAGCGCTACCTCGCCTACGCGCGACTGCTGCGCGCCGCGCGGCTCTTCGAGGATTCCGGGCATTCGATCGCCGACGTGGCCAACGCGCTGGACTTCTCGTCGCCGCAGTCGTTCGGCCGTCACATCCAGACTTTCCTCGGCATCAGCGCCGGCGAGTTCCGGCGCACCCACGGCGCCGACCGAATGTTGGAACGCTTCCTCGACGAGTTGATCCGGCCGCACCGCGAGAGCCTGCGCCGCCTACGGGCCATCGTCATCAAGCCGGGCATGCGGGCACTCCCGCCAACGCTCGCAGGTCGCGGCCCGGCCTTTCACACGAGGCGCCCGTGA
- a CDS encoding GWxTD domain-containing protein, translating to MPAPAGPGLQRDTRNISFDPAPLYRQMGMIARGLPFPIVARVGYLATSQPDSTHVLLALSFSATSLSFSREADNRYRANYSVSIGFSRDGRRVKTVETTESVLVGSYRETGRTDENLLFQEIVDLPPGPYTLNLAIRDLASQRGIEEIVEMTVPSYAAGGLSTPIPIIQVLPRVVRDSLPFILLQPRATAVFGRDSVLPLYVESYNEGDDALLLLARNENGRLMWSDAVSIQPMNGFSAGIIEVPVSRLGIGVSQLSLVREAGRDTTSAYVFVGFGDELPVARFDDMLQFLRYFATQSRLDAMRQAPEEDRPAAWARFLAETDSQPNTTVHEDLRDYFSRLVRANGRFTEEGLTGWMTDRGKVFVVLGEPDQILEPTFTDYSRNRQQLWEYRNLGLQLVFYDQTGSGLWRLTQSSEVRFENEFRRRLR from the coding sequence ATGCCGGCGCCGGCCGGCCCGGGCCTGCAGCGCGACACGCGCAACATCTCGTTCGATCCGGCGCCCCTCTACCGGCAGATGGGGATGATTGCCCGCGGGCTTCCATTTCCCATCGTGGCGCGGGTCGGATATCTCGCGACGTCGCAGCCAGACAGCACCCATGTGCTGCTGGCGCTTTCGTTCTCGGCCACGTCGCTGAGCTTCTCGCGTGAGGCCGACAACCGCTACCGCGCGAACTACAGCGTGAGCATCGGTTTCAGCCGCGACGGCCGGCGGGTCAAGACGGTCGAGACCACCGAGTCCGTGTTGGTTGGCTCCTACCGCGAGACGGGGCGGACGGACGAAAACCTCCTGTTTCAGGAAATCGTGGATCTCCCGCCAGGGCCGTACACGCTGAACCTGGCCATCCGGGATCTCGCGAGTCAGCGTGGCATCGAGGAGATCGTCGAGATGACGGTTCCGAGCTACGCCGCCGGCGGCCTCTCGACGCCGATCCCGATCATCCAGGTCTTGCCGCGAGTCGTACGGGACTCACTGCCGTTCATCCTGCTCCAGCCGCGCGCGACGGCCGTCTTCGGTCGCGATAGCGTGCTGCCGCTCTACGTGGAGTCGTATAACGAGGGCGATGACGCGCTCCTGCTTCTCGCGCGCAACGAGAACGGCCGGCTGATGTGGTCGGACGCCGTGAGCATCCAGCCAATGAACGGATTCTCCGCCGGCATCATCGAGGTGCCGGTCTCGCGACTGGGCATTGGGGTTTCGCAGCTATCGCTCGTGCGCGAGGCGGGCCGCGACACCACCAGCGCCTACGTGTTCGTCGGCTTCGGCGACGAACTGCCGGTGGCCCGCTTCGACGACATGCTGCAGTTCCTGCGCTACTTCGCCACGCAGTCCCGGCTCGACGCGATGCGTCAGGCGCCGGAAGAGGACCGCCCTGCAGCCTGGGCGCGCTTCCTGGCAGAGACGGACTCGCAGCCGAACACCACCGTCCACGAGGACCTGCGGGACTACTTCTCGCGACTGGTGCGCGCCAACGGTCGGTTCACCGAGGAAGGCCTGACAGGCTGGATGACGGATCGCGGGAAGGTCTTCGTGGTGCTCGGGGAACCGGACCAAATCCTCGAGCCGACCTTTACTGACTACTCGCGCAACCGGCAGCAGCTGTGGGAGTATCGCAATCTTGGCCTCCAGCTTGTGTTCTACGATCAGACCGGGTCGGGCCTGTGGCGACTGACGCAGAGCAGCGAAGTCCGCTTCGAGAACGAGTTCCGGCGTCGGCTACGCTAG
- the dnaA gene encoding chromosomal replication initiator protein DnaA has protein sequence MSLSPTDVWSRLLDRARTELPDHIVETWLSPLTPAEFSGEALTLNAPDQFSVEWNERKHQALLESLAPVALGQPLKIALRVQQERLQRSQMDLFVPERGQERATIEPEKAPENVTLSSLNDRYSFDTFVIGKSNDLAAAAAMAVAQAPGKTYNPLFFYGPTGLGKTHLMQAIAHDILKRAPQTRVTYITTEQFTNDVITSIGKGAMHDFRRRYRETDLFLVDDVHFIGGKNSTQEEFFHTFNALYEAGRQIVLTSDRPPSEIPKLEARLASRFAWGMVADIGQPDLEHRIAILRRKAEQDHLEHTIPDDVLHFIADHVQSNVRELEGSIIKLLAYASLKHRVVTVDLAREALRDKLRAPDGPPVRPERQSRMALIQQRVASEWGVTVEGLQSKTRTKTLTIPRQVAMYLAREILGLQLVEIGQAFGGRDHSTVIHSLERVAETMKESAEFRNRVDRVRETVRHST, from the coding sequence ATGTCTTTATCCCCCACCGATGTGTGGTCGCGCCTGCTGGATCGCGCGCGAACAGAACTGCCGGATCACATAGTTGAGACCTGGTTGTCACCCCTCACCCCGGCGGAGTTCTCCGGCGAGGCGCTGACCCTGAATGCACCCGACCAGTTTTCGGTCGAGTGGAACGAGCGCAAGCACCAGGCGCTGCTCGAGTCGCTGGCTCCGGTGGCGCTTGGGCAGCCATTGAAGATTGCGCTGCGCGTGCAGCAGGAGCGCTTGCAGCGCAGCCAGATGGACCTTTTCGTGCCAGAAAGAGGACAGGAAAGAGCCACCATAGAGCCAGAAAAGGCGCCTGAGAACGTCACGCTCAGCTCGCTGAACGACCGCTACTCCTTCGACACCTTCGTCATCGGCAAGTCCAACGACCTCGCCGCTGCCGCCGCGATGGCCGTCGCCCAGGCCCCAGGGAAGACCTACAACCCGCTCTTCTTCTACGGACCCACTGGGCTGGGCAAGACGCACCTGATGCAGGCCATCGCGCACGACATCCTCAAGCGCGCCCCGCAGACCCGCGTCACCTACATCACGACCGAGCAGTTCACCAACGACGTCATCACGTCCATCGGCAAGGGCGCGATGCACGACTTTCGCCGGCGCTATCGCGAGACGGATCTCTTCCTCGTCGACGACGTGCACTTCATTGGCGGCAAGAACTCCACACAGGAAGAGTTCTTCCACACCTTCAATGCGCTCTACGAGGCCGGCCGCCAGATCGTGCTGACCTCGGACCGCCCGCCCTCCGAGATCCCGAAGCTCGAGGCGCGCCTCGCGTCGCGATTCGCCTGGGGCATGGTGGCCGACATCGGCCAGCCAGATCTCGAGCACCGCATCGCCATCCTGCGTCGCAAGGCGGAACAGGATCACCTCGAGCACACGATCCCCGATGACGTACTGCACTTCATCGCAGACCACGTGCAGTCGAACGTGCGCGAGCTCGAGGGCTCGATCATCAAGCTGCTGGCCTACGCGTCACTCAAGCACCGCGTCGTGACCGTGGACCTGGCCCGCGAAGCGCTGCGCGACAAGCTGCGCGCGCCGGACGGTCCGCCGGTGCGCCCCGAGCGCCAGAGCCGCATGGCCCTGATTCAGCAGCGCGTCGCCTCCGAGTGGGGAGTCACGGTCGAAGGGCTGCAATCGAAAACCCGCACCAAGACCCTGACCATTCCCCGCCAGGTCGCCATGTACCTGGCCCGGGAGATCCTCGGTCTGCAGCTCGTCGAAATCGGCCAGGCCTTCGGTGGGCGAGACCACTCCACGGTCATCCACTCGCTCGAGCGCGTGGCCGAGACAATGAAGGAAAGCGCAGAGTTCAGAAATCGTGTGGACCGCGTGAGGGAAACTGTCCGGCACTCCACATAG
- the dnaN gene encoding DNA polymerase III subunit beta, whose translation MRFTITREKLQEGLAAVTPAVPNKTTLPVLANLLVQTTDKGIRISGTDLDIAVSTEVTADVESAGAITIPARKLSEIARELPPSPVRISTTGDQRITLECGRSKFKLLGLPKSEFPSFPAVQFDKAVRIPSGDLQKLIGHTAFAASTEESRPILNGVLWELRSDLMRMVATNGHRLAKMEIPVRGGQKADLIIPPKALEQIRRLFPAEEELEVAQGENHLGFRSPFTSVYTRLIEGPYPGYEQVIPKDNDKYAILDRAAFTSTLKRMSVVASDQTHRIRLSFNAGMLKFSVSTPDLGEAQDELPIRYDGDPLDIGFNAAYLLEILRYMPTDEVRMTFRAPERASTVEPEGWSEPGKYLCLLMPLRLVD comes from the coding sequence ATGCGTTTCACCATCACTCGCGAGAAGCTCCAGGAAGGCCTCGCTGCCGTCACACCCGCCGTCCCCAACAAGACGACGCTGCCGGTGTTGGCCAACCTTCTGGTGCAGACCACGGACAAGGGCATTCGGATCTCGGGCACCGACCTCGACATCGCGGTCAGCACCGAAGTGACCGCTGACGTCGAGAGCGCGGGCGCCATCACGATCCCTGCTCGCAAGCTTTCCGAAATCGCCCGCGAGTTGCCGCCCTCACCGGTGCGCATCTCGACCACGGGGGATCAGCGCATCACGCTCGAGTGCGGTCGCTCGAAGTTCAAGTTGCTTGGACTCCCGAAGTCCGAGTTCCCAAGCTTCCCGGCCGTGCAGTTCGACAAGGCGGTGCGCATTCCCTCTGGAGATCTCCAGAAGCTCATTGGCCACACGGCCTTCGCCGCCAGCACGGAGGAGAGCCGTCCGATCCTCAACGGCGTGCTTTGGGAACTGCGCAGCGACCTGATGCGGATGGTCGCCACGAATGGCCACCGCCTGGCGAAGATGGAGATCCCGGTGCGGGGCGGACAGAAGGCAGATCTCATCATTCCGCCCAAGGCCCTCGAGCAGATTCGTCGCCTCTTCCCCGCCGAGGAGGAGCTGGAGGTGGCGCAGGGCGAAAACCACCTGGGATTTCGCTCGCCGTTCACGTCGGTCTACACGCGCCTCATCGAGGGACCGTATCCCGGCTACGAGCAGGTCATCCCGAAGGACAACGACAAGTACGCCATCCTCGACCGCGCGGCGTTCACCAGCACGCTGAAGCGCATGAGCGTGGTCGCCTCCGACCAGACGCACCGCATCCGGCTGTCCTTCAATGCCGGCATGCTCAAGTTCTCGGTCTCGACCCCGGACCTCGGCGAGGCCCAGGACGAGTTGCCGATCCGCTACGACGGCGATCCGCTCGACATCGGATTCAACGCGGCCTACCTGCTCGAGATCCTGCGCTACATGCCCACCGACGAGGTGCGCATGACCTTCCGTGCGCCGGAACGCGCGTCAACGGTCGAGCCCGAAGGCTGGTCGGAGCCAGGCAAGTATCTCTGCCTCCTGATGCCGCTGCGCCTGGTCGATTGA
- a CDS encoding serine/threonine protein kinase: protein MRDALVGTTIAGYTLLDRVGEGGTATVYRASHPEHGTVAFKVLREKLRQDRTAIARFTREANFGTRVTHPNVIRTLQTGEENGLPFLVIEWAAGELLETYAKRHAPFPPDEVASVVRQIASAVFAAHSAGIVHRDLKPDNVMYDHDSRTVKLLDFGIATSTDTTPDQRLTRAGFFVGTLMYVAPEALSGEIVSPAADQYSLATMSYLFLTGTLPYTARSPRDMFTQLLSQPPIALNKAKGELQYSEGVEAVVMRGLAKLPKDRYADVVAFADALAESLTDPFPAESPSARLISRVKGLFGR from the coding sequence ATGCGAGACGCCCTCGTGGGAACCACCATTGCCGGCTATACCCTGCTGGATCGCGTGGGTGAGGGCGGCACTGCTACCGTGTATCGGGCCAGCCACCCCGAGCACGGCACCGTGGCCTTCAAGGTCCTGCGCGAGAAGCTACGCCAGGACCGCACGGCCATCGCCCGCTTCACGCGCGAGGCGAACTTCGGCACGCGGGTCACGCACCCGAACGTCATCCGCACGCTACAGACCGGCGAGGAGAACGGGCTGCCGTTCCTGGTCATCGAATGGGCGGCCGGTGAGCTGCTCGAGACCTACGCGAAGCGGCACGCGCCGTTTCCGCCCGACGAGGTCGCCAGCGTCGTGCGCCAGATCGCGAGCGCAGTGTTTGCCGCGCACAGCGCCGGCATCGTGCATCGCGACCTGAAGCCCGATAACGTGATGTACGATCACGACAGCCGCACGGTGAAGCTGCTCGACTTCGGCATCGCGACGTCGACGGACACGACGCCCGACCAGCGCCTCACGCGCGCCGGATTCTTCGTCGGCACCCTGATGTACGTGGCCCCGGAGGCCCTCTCCGGCGAGATCGTGTCGCCCGCCGCGGACCAGTACTCGCTGGCGACGATGTCATACCTGTTTCTGACGGGTACGCTGCCGTACACGGCCCGCAGTCCGCGCGACATGTTCACGCAGCTGCTGTCGCAGCCACCGATTGCGCTCAACAAGGCGAAGGGCGAACTCCAGTACTCGGAGGGCGTCGAGGCGGTCGTGATGCGGGGCCTCGCCAAGCTGCCCAAGGACCGCTACGCCGACGTCGTGGCTTTCGCCGACGCGCTGGCCGAGTCGCTGACGGACCCCTTCCCAGCAGAAAGCCCGTCGGCGCGATTGATCTCGCGCGTGAAGGGGCTGTTCGGCCGCTAG